One segment of Streptomyces sp. TG1A-8 DNA contains the following:
- a CDS encoding FAD-dependent oxidoreductase has protein sequence MRQVVIVGNGMAGHRVAAELLSSSPGVRITVFGAEPHAPYNRVLLTNLLAGKADERSIRLPELAPGATVRAGVEVTGIDREACTVTAADSSVTGYDALVLATGGSALLPPVGGLRRDDGRLLPGITGLRTLDDCREVFRLVAEVARRTGGGPARVLVLGGGLLGLEAARGLVQRGIEAEILQADPWLMSRQLDAAGGRALLRGLTGLGVAVRVGVRVASVVGDGRFEGVRCSDGQLIPGDVLIVACGMRPATTLAADAGLPVERGIVVDDLMRTADPRIFAVGDCAEHRGTLYGLVQPAWEQARVAARTIAALPGVRPFRGSRVVTRLKTTGIDLATMGEVGADGSGEGEEVLSYCDSGRNVYQKVVVRDGRVAGAILVGGSAALGTITQLFDRRAAVPQDRRLLLFPELAGTAGTGASTGLAADALVCQCNGVPREEVLRHGAAGSRTVESIATATRATTGCGGCRPLIEELLAGLAHPGGTG, from the coding sequence GTGCGACAAGTAGTGATCGTGGGCAACGGCATGGCCGGCCACCGGGTCGCCGCCGAGCTGCTCAGCAGCAGCCCCGGGGTACGGATCACGGTGTTCGGCGCGGAGCCGCACGCCCCCTACAACCGGGTGCTGCTGACCAACCTGCTGGCCGGAAAGGCCGACGAGCGGAGCATCCGGCTGCCGGAACTGGCGCCCGGGGCCACCGTGCGGGCCGGTGTCGAGGTCACCGGCATCGACCGCGAGGCGTGCACGGTGACGGCCGCCGACTCCAGTGTCACCGGCTACGACGCGCTGGTGCTGGCCACCGGCGGCTCGGCGCTGCTGCCACCGGTCGGGGGACTGCGCCGCGACGACGGACGGCTGCTGCCCGGGATCACCGGCCTGCGCACCCTCGACGACTGCCGGGAGGTGTTCCGGCTGGTCGCCGAGGTGGCCCGGCGCACCGGCGGGGGCCCGGCACGGGTGCTGGTCCTCGGCGGCGGCCTGCTCGGTCTGGAGGCCGCCCGCGGCCTGGTGCAGCGGGGCATCGAGGCGGAGATCCTGCAGGCCGACCCCTGGCTGATGAGCCGCCAGCTGGACGCCGCCGGCGGCCGGGCCCTGCTGCGCGGCCTGACCGGGCTGGGGGTGGCCGTCCGGGTCGGGGTACGGGTCGCCTCGGTGGTCGGGGACGGCCGGTTCGAGGGGGTGCGGTGCTCGGACGGGCAGCTGATCCCCGGGGACGTGCTGATCGTCGCCTGCGGTATGCGCCCGGCCACCACGCTGGCGGCGGACGCCGGACTGCCGGTCGAGCGGGGGATCGTGGTCGACGACCTGATGCGCACCGCCGATCCCCGGATCTTCGCGGTCGGGGACTGCGCCGAGCACCGCGGGACGCTCTACGGCCTGGTCCAGCCCGCCTGGGAGCAGGCCCGGGTGGCGGCCCGGACGATCGCCGCCCTCCCCGGCGTCAGGCCGTTCCGGGGCAGCAGGGTCGTGACCCGGCTCAAGACCACCGGCATCGACCTGGCCACCATGGGCGAGGTCGGCGCGGACGGCTCCGGGGAGGGCGAGGAGGTGCTCAGTTACTGCGACTCCGGCCGGAACGTCTACCAGAAGGTGGTCGTCCGGGACGGCCGGGTGGCGGGTGCGATCCTGGTCGGCGGCAGTGCCGCCCTCGGCACCATCACCCAGCTCTTCGACCGGCGGGCCGCCGTGCCGCAGGACCGGCGGCTGCTGCTCTTCCCGGAACTGGCCGGGACGGCCGGGACCGGCGCCTCGACCGGCCTGGCCGCCGACGCGCTGGTCTGCCAGTGCAACGGCGTGCCCAGGGAGGAGGTCCTCCGGCACGGCGCGGCCGGCTCACGGACGGTCGAGTCCATCGCCACCGCGACCCGGGCCACGACCGGCTGCGGCGGCTGCCGACCACTGATCGAGGAGCTTCTCGCGGGGCTCGCCCACCCCGGCGGCACCGGCTGA
- a CDS encoding class I adenylate-forming enzyme family protein, whose amino-acid sequence MLLQRIGNQGIQLGRLFERAAARHGSNVLILDHDLDIAPQLGRRATIAEVADLVDDIAARLWAAKVRPGRRVVVFKSDGFDITLLACAVARIGGVPVLLSPKLDGETVAELVRRTVRPFLVTDLAKVENELPAAVFDLAEQVVLTSGSHRNAVELGSLAGAGRVAPVIAPASRPTLITHTSGTTGLPKLAVHTGFSLQSRYRPQASVLRPLIRGRETVAIHVSFVHSRLITALAIALHRGFPLVVLRESDPEHIGDLFARLKPGILEAHPNSFMEWEGLADDPRGPMSNVKLFSSTFDAIHPRTVHRLLRASRRTSPLFGQLYGQSEVGPAVVRAFTRRRTLEDDGRCVGMPFPGMTDVRVVSRDGNPPSERNPGYIEVRSDGRIVTYLGEQERYDAQVSRDGWWRMGDVGYRTKWGCVHLLDREVDLIDGFGSTLAAEDTLFGTLEELAEVIIVPGADGRAVPVVCTKGDKPLDLAAWKRAAAPLPPMADPVQWRLGDLPQTATTKIKRLELVRLLAARGQGG is encoded by the coding sequence GTGCTTCTTCAACGCATCGGAAACCAGGGCATTCAACTCGGGAGGCTCTTCGAGCGGGCCGCCGCCCGGCACGGGTCGAACGTACTGATCCTGGACCACGACCTGGACATCGCCCCGCAGCTGGGCCGCCGGGCGACCATCGCGGAAGTGGCCGATCTGGTGGACGACATCGCCGCACGGCTGTGGGCCGCGAAGGTCCGCCCCGGCCGGCGCGTGGTCGTCTTCAAGTCCGACGGCTTCGACATCACCCTGCTGGCCTGCGCGGTGGCCCGTATCGGCGGCGTCCCGGTGCTGCTCTCGCCGAAGCTCGACGGGGAGACCGTAGCCGAGCTGGTGCGCCGGACGGTCAGACCGTTCCTCGTCACCGACCTGGCCAAGGTGGAGAACGAGCTGCCGGCGGCCGTCTTCGACCTCGCCGAGCAGGTGGTACTGACCTCCGGCAGCCACCGCAACGCCGTCGAACTGGGGTCGCTGGCCGGGGCCGGGCGCGTCGCCCCGGTCATCGCGCCCGCCTCCCGGCCCACCCTGATCACCCATACCTCGGGCACGACCGGCCTGCCGAAGCTGGCCGTGCACACCGGCTTCAGCCTCCAGTCGCGTTACCGCCCGCAGGCGTCCGTCCTGCGGCCGTTGATCCGGGGCCGGGAGACCGTCGCGATACACGTTTCCTTCGTGCACTCCCGGCTCATCACCGCGCTCGCCATCGCGCTCCACCGCGGGTTCCCGCTGGTGGTGCTCCGCGAGTCGGACCCGGAGCACATCGGCGACCTGTTCGCCCGGTTGAAGCCGGGCATCCTGGAGGCGCACCCCAACTCCTTCATGGAGTGGGAGGGGCTGGCGGACGATCCACGCGGCCCGATGTCCAACGTCAAGCTCTTCAGCAGCACCTTCGACGCGATCCACCCGCGCACCGTGCACCGGCTGCTGCGGGCCAGCCGGCGCACCTCGCCGCTGTTCGGCCAGCTCTACGGGCAGAGCGAGGTGGGTCCGGCGGTGGTACGCGCCTTCACCAGGCGCCGTACGCTGGAGGACGACGGCCGCTGTGTCGGCATGCCCTTCCCCGGCATGACCGACGTCCGCGTCGTCAGCCGTGACGGGAACCCGCCGTCCGAGCGGAACCCGGGATACATAGAGGTCCGCAGTGACGGACGGATCGTCACCTACCTGGGCGAGCAGGAGCGCTATGACGCCCAGGTGTCCCGGGACGGCTGGTGGCGGATGGGCGATGTCGGCTACCGCACCAAGTGGGGCTGCGTGCACCTGCTGGACCGCGAGGTCGACCTGATCGACGGCTTCGGCAGCACGCTCGCCGCCGAGGACACGCTGTTCGGCACGCTGGAGGAACTGGCCGAGGTCATCATCGTCCCCGGTGCGGACGGCCGGGCCGTGCCGGTGGTGTGCACCAAGGGCGACAAGCCGCTGGACCTGGCGGCCTGGAAGCGCGCGGCGGCCCCCCTGCCGCCGATGGCGGACCCGGTGCAGTGGAGGCTGGGGGACCTGCCGCAGACCGCCACGACCAAGATCAAGCGGCTGGAGCTGGTCAGGTTGCTGGCTGCCCGGGGCCAGGGCGGGTGA
- a CDS encoding SRPBCC family protein, with protein sequence MGETSRATEPLFRSSAEIRISATPQEIYELISCLPRSGEWSPECQGGTWVVGEPATVGAVFRGENLRSPDVVSWAPVVRGTWTTYAEVVAAEPGRTFRWAMHDSAGRKQSSVWAFDIEAAAGGSVLTHHFRMDTATEGILGITAEMDETRKQQFFKEWGDKVAGDLAATLERVKAVIEKQ encoded by the coding sequence ATGGGTGAAACCAGCAGGGCAACCGAGCCGCTTTTCCGGTCCAGCGCCGAGATCCGCATTTCGGCCACGCCACAGGAAATCTATGAGCTGATCAGCTGCCTCCCGCGCAGCGGGGAGTGGAGTCCGGAATGCCAGGGCGGCACCTGGGTCGTCGGCGAGCCGGCCACCGTGGGCGCGGTGTTCCGGGGCGAGAACCTGCGAAGCCCGGATGTCGTGAGCTGGGCGCCGGTGGTCCGCGGGACATGGACCACCTACGCCGAAGTCGTGGCCGCCGAGCCGGGGCGCACCTTCCGCTGGGCGATGCACGACTCCGCAGGGCGGAAGCAGAGCAGTGTCTGGGCCTTCGACATCGAGGCCGCGGCCGGGGGCAGCGTGCTGACCCATCACTTCCGGATGGACACCGCCACCGAAGGCATCCTCGGCATCACCGCGGAAATGGACGAGACGCGGAAGCAGCAGTTCTTCAAGGAGTGGGGCGACAAGGTCGCCGGTGATCTCGCGGCCACTTTGGAACGTGTCAAGGCCGTCATCGAGAAGCAGTGA
- a CDS encoding GNAT family N-acetyltransferase, with protein MELTVVDLTPDQPAMMSDVAPLIRGLRPGLTALGFREFAAEAHLQGLVFTAAYDGGGRCLAVAAHRVLATSRGRLLFVDDLVTRPEARSGGVGARLMAELEARARDAGCVRIELDSGVSNHGAHRFYHARRMSIAALHFVRDLVPAGGGGAQPDRAT; from the coding sequence GTGGAACTGACCGTGGTCGACCTGACGCCGGACCAGCCCGCCATGATGTCCGACGTAGCCCCGCTGATCCGTGGTCTGCGGCCGGGTCTGACGGCGCTCGGGTTCCGGGAGTTCGCCGCCGAAGCGCACCTGCAGGGACTGGTGTTCACCGCTGCCTATGACGGTGGCGGGCGCTGCCTCGCGGTTGCCGCGCACCGGGTGCTGGCGACCAGCCGTGGCCGGTTGCTCTTCGTCGACGACCTGGTGACCCGTCCCGAGGCGCGTTCCGGTGGCGTCGGTGCGCGACTGATGGCCGAGTTGGAGGCGCGGGCGCGGGACGCCGGGTGCGTCCGGATCGAGCTCGACTCCGGGGTGTCCAACCACGGTGCGCACCGTTTCTACCACGCTCGACGCATGTCGATCGCGGCGTTGCACTTCGTCCGGGACCTCGTACCGGCCGGCGGTGGCGGCGCGCAGCCGGACCGCGCAACTTGA
- a CDS encoding YciI family protein yields MAKYLLLKHYRGAPAAVNDVPMDRWTPEEVSAHMQYMSDFAVRLEGTGEFVDGQALAPEGAWVRYDGEGRPPVTDGPFAETKDLIAGWMVIDVDSYERAVELAGELSAAPGAGGKPIHEWLEVRPFLTAPPTITE; encoded by the coding sequence ATGGCCAAGTACTTGCTGCTCAAGCACTACCGCGGCGCCCCGGCCGCGGTCAACGACGTGCCCATGGACCGGTGGACGCCGGAGGAGGTCTCGGCGCACATGCAGTACATGAGCGACTTCGCGGTCCGGCTCGAGGGGACCGGCGAGTTCGTCGACGGCCAGGCGCTCGCCCCCGAGGGGGCGTGGGTCCGGTACGACGGCGAGGGGCGTCCGCCGGTGACCGACGGCCCGTTCGCCGAGACCAAGGACCTCATCGCCGGCTGGATGGTGATCGACGTCGACAGCTACGAGCGCGCCGTCGAACTGGCCGGGGAGCTGTCGGCCGCCCCCGGGGCGGGCGGGAAGCCGATCCACGAGTGGCTGGAGGTGCGTCCGTTCCTGACCGCGCCGCCCACCATCACGGAGTGA